A single window of Gossypium arboreum isolate Shixiya-1 chromosome 13, ASM2569848v2, whole genome shotgun sequence DNA harbors:
- the LOC108463709 gene encoding tRNA-dihydrouridine(47) synthase [NAD(P)(+)]-like isoform X4, with product MAQKPADLEGDCPFIKADAPCPYGLACRFAGTHKDNAPIATSNLLKKSSEVNGLSKDVQKLLWKNKMRFTKADAVVKSLGLAGPNWKVKKLVDKEEDEVGLDGSHAADETNCKKVVDDSVDCSECPSTFPAAVNAEEACETDELRPLKKAKLVVDEKCSDEGEDATVLENDNEKNSAETELADNVLAEPDRSPKICNLKDATVLEKYNEKKSAETELADDVHAEPDKSLKIHPREKMLIDFREKLYLAPLTTVGNLPFRRVCKTLGADVTCGEMAMCTNLLQGQASEWALLRRHSSEDLFGVQICGAYADTVARTVELIEKECTVDFIDINMGCPIDIVVDKGAGSFLLTKPLRMKGIIQAASGTVDKPITVKVRTGYFGGKNRIDSLIADIGSWGATAVTIHGRSRQQRYSKLADWDYIYQCARKAPSTLQVLGNGDIFSYLDWNNRKTDSPELSTCMIARGALIKPWLFTEIKEQRHWDISSQERLNILKEYVRFGLEHWGSDKKGVETTRHFVLEWLSYACRYIPVGLLDVIPQRLNWRPPSYYGRDDLETLMASDSAADWIRISEMLLGKVPDGFTFAPKHKSNAYDLAENG from the exons ATGGCTCAG AAACCGGCTGATCTAGAGGGTGACTGCCCATTTATAAAAGCTGATGCACCCTGCCCTTATGGTTTAGCCTGTAGATTTGCAGGCACGCATAAGGATAATGCTCCCATTGCTACTTCTAATTTATTGAAGAAAAGCTCTGAAGTCAATGGACTAAGCAAAGATGTTCAGAAGCTTTTGTGGAAAAACAAAATGCGCTTTACTAAAGCGGATGCTGTAGTTAAATCTCTTGGACTGGCG GGGCCCAACTGGAAAGTAAAGAAGCTGGTAGATAAGGAGGAAGACGAAGTTGGTTTAGATGGTTCTCATGCTGCTGATGAGACCAATTGCAAAAAGGTGGTTGATGATTCAGTTGACTGTTCTGAGTGTCCTTCAACATTTCCAGCAGCAGTTAATGCTGAGGAGGCATGTGAAACTGATGAGTTGAGACCCTTGAAGAAGGCCAAGTTAGTGGTTGATGAAAAGTGCTCTGATGAAGGGGAAG ATGCAACTGTTTTGGAGAATGATAATGAAAAAAATTCTGCTGAAACTGAACTGGCAGATAATGTACTTGCAGAACCTGATAGGAGCCCCAAGATATGTAATTTGAAAGATGCGACTGTTCTTGAGAAGTATAATGAAAAAAAATCTGCTGAAACTGAACTGGCTGATGATGTACATGCAGAACCTGATAAGAGCCTCAAGATACACCCTCGTGAAAAGATGCTTATTGATTTTAGAGAGAAGTTGTATCTTGCTCCTCTAACCACAGTTGGGAATCTTCCTTTTCGTAGGGTTTGCAAAACACTGGGAGCAGATGTGACATGCGGTGAAATGGCAATGTGCACCAACCTTTTGCAG GGTCAAGCTTCAGAATGGGCTCTGCTGAGGCGACATTCATCCGAGGATTTGTTTGGAGTCCAGATATGTGGGGCATATGCTGACACTGTAGCACGTACTGTTGAACTTATAGAAAAGGAGTGTACGGTGGACTTCATTGACATTAATATGGGGTGTCCAATTGATATTGTTGTTGATAAGGGTGCTGGATCTTTTCTTCTCACAAAACCATTACGTATGAAAGGAATCATTCAAGCAGCTTCTGGCACTGTAGATAAGCCTATAACTGTTAAG GTGAGAACGGGTTATTTTGGAGGTAAAAACCGCATTGATTCGCTAATTGCAGATATTGGCAGTTGGGGTGCTACTGCAGTGACAATACATGGTCGATCACGTCAGCAACGCTACAGTAAACTTGCTGATTGGGATTATATATACCAGTGTGCTCGGAAGGCCCCTAGCACATTACAAGTTTTGGGTAATGGAGATATTTTCTCATATTTAGATTGGAACAATCGTAAAACTGACAGCCCTGAGCTTTCTACGTGTATGATTGCTCGAGGGgcattgattaag CCTTGGTTATTTACTGAAATCAAGGAACAGAGGCACTGGGATATCAGTTCTCAGGAGCGGTTGAATATTCTGAAGGAGTATGTACGTTTTGGCCTAGAGCATTGGGGATCTGACAAAAAGG GTGTGGAAACAACTAGGCATTTTGTGTTGGAATGGCTTAGCTACGCATGTAGGTATATTCCTGTTGGTCTTTTAGATGTCATCCCCCAACGTCTGAATTGGCGACCTCCTTCATACTATGGACGAGATGATCTTGAGACGCTAATGGCTTCTGATTCTGCAGCTGACTGG ATCCGTATATCTGAAATGCTGCTTGGCAAGGTTCCAGATGGTTTCACATTCGCACCAAAGCACAAATCCAATGCTTATGATCTTGCAGAAAATGGCTaa
- the LOC108463709 gene encoding tRNA-dihydrouridine(47) synthase [NAD(P)(+)]-like isoform X2 — MDDCPKDICAVTDSSTEGVPASQPPLDPNGTTQRSPEELVARAIAPVKREFLRPPPSSRTTQNSPASDTNVKQPQANVVQEKKSKRQLKRERRQEQNSPLNLCPEIAKTGDVNACSYKDKCRFSHDIEAFMAQKPADLEGDCPFIKADAPCPYGLACRFAGTHKDNAPIATSNLLKKSSEVNGLSKDVQKLLWKNKMRFTKADAVVKSLGLAGPNWKVKKLVDKEEDEVGLDGSHAADETNCKKVVDDSVDCSECPSTFPAAVNAEEACETDELRPLKKAKLVVDEKCSDEGEEPDRSPKICNLKDATVLEKYNEKKSAETELADDVHAEPDKSLKIHPREKMLIDFREKLYLAPLTTVGNLPFRRVCKTLGADVTCGEMAMCTNLLQGQASEWALLRRHSSEDLFGVQICGAYADTVARTVELIEKECTVDFIDINMGCPIDIVVDKGAGSFLLTKPLRMKGIIQAASGTVDKPITVKVRTGYFGGKNRIDSLIADIGSWGATAVTIHGRSRQQRYSKLADWDYIYQCARKAPSTLQVLGNGDIFSYLDWNNRKTDSPELSTCMIARGALIKPWLFTEIKEQRHWDISSQERLNILKEYVRFGLEHWGSDKKGVETTRHFVLEWLSYACRYIPVGLLDVIPQRLNWRPPSYYGRDDLETLMASDSAADWIRISEMLLGKVPDGFTFAPKHKSNAYDLAENG; from the exons ATGGATGACTGTCCGAAAGATATCTGTGCGGTTACAGACTCTTCGACGGAAGGGGTCCCGGCTTCACAGCCGCCTTTGGACCCGAATGGAACTACTCAACGTTCACCGGAAGAGTTAGTAGCTCGAGCCATTGCACCTGTAAAGCGAGAGTTTCTTCGACCTCCACCATCCTCTAGAACCACCCAAAACAGCCCCGCCTCTGACACCAACGTCAAGCAACCTCAGGCAAACGTTGTCCAGGAAAAGAAATCGAAGCGGCAACTCAAACGAGAGCGTCGTCAG GAGCAAAATTCTCCTTTGAATCTATGTCCTGAGATAGCAAAGACGGGAGATGTCAATGCATGTTCTTATAAAGATAAATGTCGTTTCAGCCATGACATTGAAGCCTTTATGGCTCAG AAACCGGCTGATCTAGAGGGTGACTGCCCATTTATAAAAGCTGATGCACCCTGCCCTTATGGTTTAGCCTGTAGATTTGCAGGCACGCATAAGGATAATGCTCCCATTGCTACTTCTAATTTATTGAAGAAAAGCTCTGAAGTCAATGGACTAAGCAAAGATGTTCAGAAGCTTTTGTGGAAAAACAAAATGCGCTTTACTAAAGCGGATGCTGTAGTTAAATCTCTTGGACTGGCG GGGCCCAACTGGAAAGTAAAGAAGCTGGTAGATAAGGAGGAAGACGAAGTTGGTTTAGATGGTTCTCATGCTGCTGATGAGACCAATTGCAAAAAGGTGGTTGATGATTCAGTTGACTGTTCTGAGTGTCCTTCAACATTTCCAGCAGCAGTTAATGCTGAGGAGGCATGTGAAACTGATGAGTTGAGACCCTTGAAGAAGGCCAAGTTAGTGGTTGATGAAAAGTGCTCTGATGAAGGGGAAG AACCTGATAGGAGCCCCAAGATATGTAATTTGAAAGATGCGACTGTTCTTGAGAAGTATAATGAAAAAAAATCTGCTGAAACTGAACTGGCTGATGATGTACATGCAGAACCTGATAAGAGCCTCAAGATACACCCTCGTGAAAAGATGCTTATTGATTTTAGAGAGAAGTTGTATCTTGCTCCTCTAACCACAGTTGGGAATCTTCCTTTTCGTAGGGTTTGCAAAACACTGGGAGCAGATGTGACATGCGGTGAAATGGCAATGTGCACCAACCTTTTGCAG GGTCAAGCTTCAGAATGGGCTCTGCTGAGGCGACATTCATCCGAGGATTTGTTTGGAGTCCAGATATGTGGGGCATATGCTGACACTGTAGCACGTACTGTTGAACTTATAGAAAAGGAGTGTACGGTGGACTTCATTGACATTAATATGGGGTGTCCAATTGATATTGTTGTTGATAAGGGTGCTGGATCTTTTCTTCTCACAAAACCATTACGTATGAAAGGAATCATTCAAGCAGCTTCTGGCACTGTAGATAAGCCTATAACTGTTAAG GTGAGAACGGGTTATTTTGGAGGTAAAAACCGCATTGATTCGCTAATTGCAGATATTGGCAGTTGGGGTGCTACTGCAGTGACAATACATGGTCGATCACGTCAGCAACGCTACAGTAAACTTGCTGATTGGGATTATATATACCAGTGTGCTCGGAAGGCCCCTAGCACATTACAAGTTTTGGGTAATGGAGATATTTTCTCATATTTAGATTGGAACAATCGTAAAACTGACAGCCCTGAGCTTTCTACGTGTATGATTGCTCGAGGGgcattgattaag CCTTGGTTATTTACTGAAATCAAGGAACAGAGGCACTGGGATATCAGTTCTCAGGAGCGGTTGAATATTCTGAAGGAGTATGTACGTTTTGGCCTAGAGCATTGGGGATCTGACAAAAAGG GTGTGGAAACAACTAGGCATTTTGTGTTGGAATGGCTTAGCTACGCATGTAGGTATATTCCTGTTGGTCTTTTAGATGTCATCCCCCAACGTCTGAATTGGCGACCTCCTTCATACTATGGACGAGATGATCTTGAGACGCTAATGGCTTCTGATTCTGCAGCTGACTGG ATCCGTATATCTGAAATGCTGCTTGGCAAGGTTCCAGATGGTTTCACATTCGCACCAAAGCACAAATCCAATGCTTATGATCTTGCAGAAAATGGCTaa
- the LOC108463709 gene encoding tRNA-dihydrouridine(47) synthase [NAD(P)(+)]-like isoform X3: MDDCPKDICAVTDSSTEGVPASQPPLDPNGTTQRSPEELVARAIAPVKREFLRPPPSSRTTQNSPASDTNVKQPQANVVQEKKSKRQLKRERRQEQNSPLNLCPEIAKTGDVNACSYKDKCRFSHDIEAFMAQKPADLEGDCPFIKADAPCPYGLACRFAGTHKDNAPIATSNLLKKSSEVNGLSKDVQKLLWKNKMRFTKADAVVKSLGLAGPNWKVKKLVDKEEDEVGLDGSHAADETNCKKVVDDSVDCSECPSTFPAAVNAEEACETDELRPLKKAKLVVDEKCSDEGEDATVLENDNEKNSAETELADNVLAEPDRSPKICNLKDATVLEKYNEKKSAETELADDVHAEPDKSLKIHPREKMLIDFREKLYLAPLTTVGNLPFRRVCKTLGADVTCGEMAMCTNLLQGQASEWALLRRHSSEDLFGVQICGAYADTVARTVELIEKECTVDFIDINMGCPIDIVVDKGAGSFLLTKPLRMKGIIQAASGTVDKPITVKVRTGYFGGKNRIDSLIADIGSWGATAVTIHGRSRQQRYSKLADWDYIYQCARKAPSTLQVLGNGDIFSYLDWNNRKTDSPELSTCMIARGALIKNFSLS, translated from the exons ATGGATGACTGTCCGAAAGATATCTGTGCGGTTACAGACTCTTCGACGGAAGGGGTCCCGGCTTCACAGCCGCCTTTGGACCCGAATGGAACTACTCAACGTTCACCGGAAGAGTTAGTAGCTCGAGCCATTGCACCTGTAAAGCGAGAGTTTCTTCGACCTCCACCATCCTCTAGAACCACCCAAAACAGCCCCGCCTCTGACACCAACGTCAAGCAACCTCAGGCAAACGTTGTCCAGGAAAAGAAATCGAAGCGGCAACTCAAACGAGAGCGTCGTCAG GAGCAAAATTCTCCTTTGAATCTATGTCCTGAGATAGCAAAGACGGGAGATGTCAATGCATGTTCTTATAAAGATAAATGTCGTTTCAGCCATGACATTGAAGCCTTTATGGCTCAG AAACCGGCTGATCTAGAGGGTGACTGCCCATTTATAAAAGCTGATGCACCCTGCCCTTATGGTTTAGCCTGTAGATTTGCAGGCACGCATAAGGATAATGCTCCCATTGCTACTTCTAATTTATTGAAGAAAAGCTCTGAAGTCAATGGACTAAGCAAAGATGTTCAGAAGCTTTTGTGGAAAAACAAAATGCGCTTTACTAAAGCGGATGCTGTAGTTAAATCTCTTGGACTGGCG GGGCCCAACTGGAAAGTAAAGAAGCTGGTAGATAAGGAGGAAGACGAAGTTGGTTTAGATGGTTCTCATGCTGCTGATGAGACCAATTGCAAAAAGGTGGTTGATGATTCAGTTGACTGTTCTGAGTGTCCTTCAACATTTCCAGCAGCAGTTAATGCTGAGGAGGCATGTGAAACTGATGAGTTGAGACCCTTGAAGAAGGCCAAGTTAGTGGTTGATGAAAAGTGCTCTGATGAAGGGGAAG ATGCAACTGTTTTGGAGAATGATAATGAAAAAAATTCTGCTGAAACTGAACTGGCAGATAATGTACTTGCAGAACCTGATAGGAGCCCCAAGATATGTAATTTGAAAGATGCGACTGTTCTTGAGAAGTATAATGAAAAAAAATCTGCTGAAACTGAACTGGCTGATGATGTACATGCAGAACCTGATAAGAGCCTCAAGATACACCCTCGTGAAAAGATGCTTATTGATTTTAGAGAGAAGTTGTATCTTGCTCCTCTAACCACAGTTGGGAATCTTCCTTTTCGTAGGGTTTGCAAAACACTGGGAGCAGATGTGACATGCGGTGAAATGGCAATGTGCACCAACCTTTTGCAG GGTCAAGCTTCAGAATGGGCTCTGCTGAGGCGACATTCATCCGAGGATTTGTTTGGAGTCCAGATATGTGGGGCATATGCTGACACTGTAGCACGTACTGTTGAACTTATAGAAAAGGAGTGTACGGTGGACTTCATTGACATTAATATGGGGTGTCCAATTGATATTGTTGTTGATAAGGGTGCTGGATCTTTTCTTCTCACAAAACCATTACGTATGAAAGGAATCATTCAAGCAGCTTCTGGCACTGTAGATAAGCCTATAACTGTTAAG GTGAGAACGGGTTATTTTGGAGGTAAAAACCGCATTGATTCGCTAATTGCAGATATTGGCAGTTGGGGTGCTACTGCAGTGACAATACATGGTCGATCACGTCAGCAACGCTACAGTAAACTTGCTGATTGGGATTATATATACCAGTGTGCTCGGAAGGCCCCTAGCACATTACAAGTTTTGGGTAATGGAGATATTTTCTCATATTTAGATTGGAACAATCGTAAAACTGACAGCCCTGAGCTTTCTACGTGTATGATTGCTCGAGGGgcattgattaag AATTTCAGTCTATCATAA
- the LOC108463710 gene encoding amidophosphoribosyltransferase, chloroplastic — MAASPLSSSSALSKPISKHHSFSLNTPQKVPFPLLPKTLQKPSSFPCNRVLHPQKSQFTTSSKNPISDFFSANKNEDGLVPPFSDDDDDKPREECGVVGIFGDPEASRLCYLALHALQHRGQEGAGIVAVNNNVLQSVTGVGLVSEVFNESKLDQLPGEMAIGHVRYSTAGSSMLKNVQPFVAGYRFGSIGVAHNGNLVNYRALRAMLEDNGSIFNTSSDTEVVLHLIAISKARPFFLRIVEACEKLEGAYSMVFVTEDKLVAVRDPHGFRPLVMGRRSNGAVVFASETCALDLIEATYEREVYPGEVLVVDKKDGVQSVCLMPHPEPKQCIFEHIYFALPNSVVFGRSVYESRHAFGEILATEAPVDCDVVIAVPDSGVVAALGYAGKAGVPFQQGLIRSHYVGRTFIEPSQKIRDFGVKLKLSPVRGVLEGKRIVVVDDSIVRGTTSSKIVRLIKEAGAKEVHMRIASPPIIGSCYYGVDTPSSEELISNRMSVEEIREFIGCDSLAFLPFESLKKMLGSSESPNFCYACFSGKYPVMPREVKVKRVGDFLDDGLNGPMDSIDGGWIQGPRDLNIEKEIDPLYQKSNI, encoded by the coding sequence ATGGCAGCCTCTCCTTTGTCTTCTTCTTCAGCTCTCTCAAAACCCATCTCCAAACACCATTCTTTTTCTCTGAACACCCCTCAAAAAGTCCCCTTTCCTCTCCTCCCAAAAACCCTTCAAAAACCCTCTTCTTTCCCTTGCAATCGTGTTCTTCATCCCCAGAAATCTCAGTTTACCACCTCCTCTAAAAACCCAATCTCTGACTTCTTTTCAGCAAACAAAAATGAAGACGGTTTGGTGCCTCCTTTTAGTGATGATGACGACGATAAGCCCCGTGAGGAGTGTGGTGTTGTGGGTATCTTTGGCGACCCTGAAGCCTCACGTCTCTGCTATTTGGCCCTCCATGCGCTTCAGCATCGTGGACAAGAAGGTGCAGGTATTGTAGCAGTGAATAACAATGTTCTTCAGTCGGTTACTGGGGTTGGTTTAGTATCTGAAGTGTTTAACGAGTCTAAGCTTGATCAATTACCTGGTGAAATGGCTATTGGACATGTTAGATATTCAACTGCCGGTTCTTCTATGTTAAAAAATGTGCAGCCTTTTGTTGCTGGGTACAGGTTTGGGTCCATTGGGGTTGCACACAATGGAAACTTGGTAAACTACCGAGCTTTGAGAGCTATGCTTGAAGACAATGGTTCAATTTTCAATACTAGTTCTGATACTGAGGTTGTACTTCATTTGATTGCTATTTCAAAAGCTAGGCCTTTCTTTTTGAGGATTGTTGAAGCTTGTGAGAAGCTTGAAGGAGCTTATTCGATGGTGTTTGTGACCGAGGATAAGCTTGTTGCAGTGCGTGACCCCCATGGATTTAGGCCTTTGGTAATGGGAAGGAGGAGCAATGGTGCTGTAGTTTTTGCCTCTGAAACATGTGCTCTTGATTTGATCGAGGCAACATATGAGAGAGAGGTGTATCCAGGTGAAGTGTTGGTGGTGGATAAAAAAGATGGTGTTCAATCAGTTTGCTTGATGCCCCACCCTGAACCAAAACAATGCATTTTTGAGCATATATATTTTGCTTTGCCTAATTCTGTTGTTTTTGGAAGGTCTGTTTATGAATCAAGGCATGCTTTTGGGGAAATACTTGCTACCGAAGCTCCCGTTGACTGTGATGTCGTGATTGCAGTTCCGGATTCTGGCGTGGTGGCTGCCCTTGGTTATGCAGGCAAAGCAGGGGTGCCATTCCAGCAAGGCCTGATCAGGTCTCACTATGTAGGAAGAACTTTTATCGAGCCTTCGCAGAAGATTAGAGACTTTGGAGTGAAGCTAAAGCTTTCACCGGTTCGTGGTGTATTGGAAGGTAAGAGGATTGTGGTGGTGGATGACTCAATTGTGAGAGGAACCACATCTTCAAAAATTGTTAGGTTGATTAAGGAAGCAGGGGCTAAGGAGGTTCACATGAGAATCGCAAGCCCACCAATCATCGGTTCTTGTTATTACGGAGTGGACACACCAAGCTCTGAGGAGTTGATATCGAATAGAATGAGTGTGGAGGAGATAAGGGAGTTCATTGGATGTGATTCACTGGCATTTCTGCCATTCGAAAGCTTGAAGAAGATGTTGGGCAGTAGTGAGTCTCCAAATTTCTGTTATGCTTGCTTCTCAGGAAAATACCCAGTGATGCCAAGGGAGGTTAAAGTGAAACGGGTTGGGGATTTCTTGGATGATGGGCTGAATGGACCTATGGATTCCATTGATGGAGGATGGATTCAAGGCCCACGAGATTTGAACATTGAGAAAGAAATTGATCCCCTGTATCAAAAGAGCAACATCTAG
- the LOC108463709 gene encoding tRNA-dihydrouridine(47) synthase [NAD(P)(+)]-like isoform X1 — translation MDDCPKDICAVTDSSTEGVPASQPPLDPNGTTQRSPEELVARAIAPVKREFLRPPPSSRTTQNSPASDTNVKQPQANVVQEKKSKRQLKRERRQEQNSPLNLCPEIAKTGDVNACSYKDKCRFSHDIEAFMAQKPADLEGDCPFIKADAPCPYGLACRFAGTHKDNAPIATSNLLKKSSEVNGLSKDVQKLLWKNKMRFTKADAVVKSLGLAGPNWKVKKLVDKEEDEVGLDGSHAADETNCKKVVDDSVDCSECPSTFPAAVNAEEACETDELRPLKKAKLVVDEKCSDEGEDATVLENDNEKNSAETELADNVLAEPDRSPKICNLKDATVLEKYNEKKSAETELADDVHAEPDKSLKIHPREKMLIDFREKLYLAPLTTVGNLPFRRVCKTLGADVTCGEMAMCTNLLQGQASEWALLRRHSSEDLFGVQICGAYADTVARTVELIEKECTVDFIDINMGCPIDIVVDKGAGSFLLTKPLRMKGIIQAASGTVDKPITVKVRTGYFGGKNRIDSLIADIGSWGATAVTIHGRSRQQRYSKLADWDYIYQCARKAPSTLQVLGNGDIFSYLDWNNRKTDSPELSTCMIARGALIKPWLFTEIKEQRHWDISSQERLNILKEYVRFGLEHWGSDKKGVETTRHFVLEWLSYACRYIPVGLLDVIPQRLNWRPPSYYGRDDLETLMASDSAADWIRISEMLLGKVPDGFTFAPKHKSNAYDLAENG, via the exons ATGGATGACTGTCCGAAAGATATCTGTGCGGTTACAGACTCTTCGACGGAAGGGGTCCCGGCTTCACAGCCGCCTTTGGACCCGAATGGAACTACTCAACGTTCACCGGAAGAGTTAGTAGCTCGAGCCATTGCACCTGTAAAGCGAGAGTTTCTTCGACCTCCACCATCCTCTAGAACCACCCAAAACAGCCCCGCCTCTGACACCAACGTCAAGCAACCTCAGGCAAACGTTGTCCAGGAAAAGAAATCGAAGCGGCAACTCAAACGAGAGCGTCGTCAG GAGCAAAATTCTCCTTTGAATCTATGTCCTGAGATAGCAAAGACGGGAGATGTCAATGCATGTTCTTATAAAGATAAATGTCGTTTCAGCCATGACATTGAAGCCTTTATGGCTCAG AAACCGGCTGATCTAGAGGGTGACTGCCCATTTATAAAAGCTGATGCACCCTGCCCTTATGGTTTAGCCTGTAGATTTGCAGGCACGCATAAGGATAATGCTCCCATTGCTACTTCTAATTTATTGAAGAAAAGCTCTGAAGTCAATGGACTAAGCAAAGATGTTCAGAAGCTTTTGTGGAAAAACAAAATGCGCTTTACTAAAGCGGATGCTGTAGTTAAATCTCTTGGACTGGCG GGGCCCAACTGGAAAGTAAAGAAGCTGGTAGATAAGGAGGAAGACGAAGTTGGTTTAGATGGTTCTCATGCTGCTGATGAGACCAATTGCAAAAAGGTGGTTGATGATTCAGTTGACTGTTCTGAGTGTCCTTCAACATTTCCAGCAGCAGTTAATGCTGAGGAGGCATGTGAAACTGATGAGTTGAGACCCTTGAAGAAGGCCAAGTTAGTGGTTGATGAAAAGTGCTCTGATGAAGGGGAAG ATGCAACTGTTTTGGAGAATGATAATGAAAAAAATTCTGCTGAAACTGAACTGGCAGATAATGTACTTGCAGAACCTGATAGGAGCCCCAAGATATGTAATTTGAAAGATGCGACTGTTCTTGAGAAGTATAATGAAAAAAAATCTGCTGAAACTGAACTGGCTGATGATGTACATGCAGAACCTGATAAGAGCCTCAAGATACACCCTCGTGAAAAGATGCTTATTGATTTTAGAGAGAAGTTGTATCTTGCTCCTCTAACCACAGTTGGGAATCTTCCTTTTCGTAGGGTTTGCAAAACACTGGGAGCAGATGTGACATGCGGTGAAATGGCAATGTGCACCAACCTTTTGCAG GGTCAAGCTTCAGAATGGGCTCTGCTGAGGCGACATTCATCCGAGGATTTGTTTGGAGTCCAGATATGTGGGGCATATGCTGACACTGTAGCACGTACTGTTGAACTTATAGAAAAGGAGTGTACGGTGGACTTCATTGACATTAATATGGGGTGTCCAATTGATATTGTTGTTGATAAGGGTGCTGGATCTTTTCTTCTCACAAAACCATTACGTATGAAAGGAATCATTCAAGCAGCTTCTGGCACTGTAGATAAGCCTATAACTGTTAAG GTGAGAACGGGTTATTTTGGAGGTAAAAACCGCATTGATTCGCTAATTGCAGATATTGGCAGTTGGGGTGCTACTGCAGTGACAATACATGGTCGATCACGTCAGCAACGCTACAGTAAACTTGCTGATTGGGATTATATATACCAGTGTGCTCGGAAGGCCCCTAGCACATTACAAGTTTTGGGTAATGGAGATATTTTCTCATATTTAGATTGGAACAATCGTAAAACTGACAGCCCTGAGCTTTCTACGTGTATGATTGCTCGAGGGgcattgattaag CCTTGGTTATTTACTGAAATCAAGGAACAGAGGCACTGGGATATCAGTTCTCAGGAGCGGTTGAATATTCTGAAGGAGTATGTACGTTTTGGCCTAGAGCATTGGGGATCTGACAAAAAGG GTGTGGAAACAACTAGGCATTTTGTGTTGGAATGGCTTAGCTACGCATGTAGGTATATTCCTGTTGGTCTTTTAGATGTCATCCCCCAACGTCTGAATTGGCGACCTCCTTCATACTATGGACGAGATGATCTTGAGACGCTAATGGCTTCTGATTCTGCAGCTGACTGG ATCCGTATATCTGAAATGCTGCTTGGCAAGGTTCCAGATGGTTTCACATTCGCACCAAAGCACAAATCCAATGCTTATGATCTTGCAGAAAATGGCTaa